The following are encoded together in the Streptomyces asoensis genome:
- a CDS encoding DNA-directed RNA polymerase subunit beta': protein MLDVNFFDELRIGLATADDIRQWSHGEVKKPETINYRTLKPEKDGLFCEKIFGPTRDWECYCGKYKRVRFKGIICERCGVEVTRAKVRRERMGHIELAAPVTHIWYFKGVPSRLGYLLDLAPKDLEKVIYFAAYMITYVDDERRTRDLPSLEAHVSVERQQIENRRDADLEARAKKLETDLAELEAEGAKADVRRKVREGAEREMKQLRDRAQREIDRLDEVWARFKNLKVQDLEGDELLYRELRDRFGTYFDGSMGAAALQKRLESFDLEEEAERLREIIRTGKGQKKTRALKRLKVVSAFLQTSNSPKGMVLDCVPVIPPDLRPMVQLDGGRFATSDLNDLYRRVINRNNRLKRLLDLGAPEIIVNNEKRMLQEAVDALFDNGRRGRPVTGPGNRPLKSLSDMLKGKQGRFRQNLLGKRVDYSARSVIVVGPQLKLHQCGLPKAMALELFKPFVMKRLVDLNHAQNIKSAKRMVERGRTVVYDVLEEVIAEHPVLLNRAPTLHRLGIQAFEPQLVEGKAIQIHPLVCTAFNADFDGDQMAVHLPLSAEAQAEARILMLSSNNILKPADGRPVTMPTQDMVLGLFFLTTDGELRDTKGEGRAFGSTAEAIMAFDAGELALQSAIDIRFPVGTIPPRGWTPPAREEGEPEWQQGDTFRLRTTLGRALFNELLPEDYPFVDYSVGKKQLGEIVNDLAERYPKVIVAATLDNLKSAGFYWGTRSGVTVAISDVVVPEAKKAIVAGYEAQDEKVQKQYERGLITKEERTQELIAIWTKATNEVAEAMNANFPKTNPIFMMVDSGARGNMMQMRQIAGMRGLVSNAKNETIPRPIKASFREGLSVLEYFISTHGARKGLADTALRTADSGYLTRRLVDVSQDVIIREEDCGTERGLKLRIASHDEAGVLRKAEDVETSVYARMLAEDVVIDGKVIAPANVDLGDVLIDQLVRHGVEEVKTRSILTCESQVGTCAMCYGRSLATGKLVDIGEAVGIIAAQSIGEPGTQLTMRTFHTGGVAGDDITQGLPRVVELFEARTPKGVAPISEAQGRVRIEETEKTKKIVITPDDGSDETAFPISKRARLLVSEGEHVEVGQKLTVGATNPHDVLRILGQRAVQVHLVGEVQKVYNSQGVSIHDKHIEIIIRQMLRRVTIIESGDAELLPGELVERSKFEVENRRVVQEGGHPASGRPQLMGITKASLATESWLSAASFQETTRVLTDAAINAKSDSLIGLKENVIIGKLIPAGTGLSRYRNIRVEPTEEAKAAMYSAVGYDDIDYSPFGTGSGQAVPLEDYDYGPYNQ from the coding sequence GTGCTCGACGTCAACTTCTTCGACGAGCTCCGGATCGGTCTGGCTACCGCTGACGACATCCGTCAGTGGAGCCACGGCGAGGTCAAGAAGCCCGAGACCATCAACTACCGCACGCTCAAGCCCGAAAAGGACGGACTCTTCTGCGAGAAGATCTTCGGTCCGACCCGGGACTGGGAGTGCTACTGCGGCAAGTACAAGCGCGTCCGCTTCAAGGGCATCATCTGTGAGCGCTGCGGCGTCGAGGTGACCCGCGCCAAGGTGCGCCGTGAGCGGATGGGCCACATCGAGCTCGCCGCCCCCGTCACGCACATCTGGTACTTCAAGGGCGTCCCGAGCCGTCTGGGCTACCTGCTCGACCTGGCTCCCAAGGACCTCGAGAAGGTCATCTACTTCGCGGCGTACATGATCACGTACGTCGACGACGAGCGCCGGACCCGTGACCTGCCCTCGCTGGAGGCGCACGTCTCCGTCGAGCGTCAGCAGATCGAGAACCGTCGCGACGCCGACCTCGAGGCCCGCGCCAAGAAGCTCGAGACCGACCTGGCCGAGCTCGAGGCCGAGGGCGCCAAGGCCGACGTGCGCCGCAAGGTGCGCGAAGGCGCCGAGCGCGAGATGAAGCAGCTGCGCGACCGCGCCCAGCGTGAGATTGACCGTCTCGACGAGGTGTGGGCCCGCTTCAAGAACCTCAAGGTCCAGGACCTCGAGGGCGACGAGCTGCTCTACCGCGAGCTGCGCGACCGCTTCGGCACGTACTTCGACGGCTCGATGGGTGCCGCGGCGCTTCAGAAGCGCCTGGAGTCCTTCGACCTCGAGGAGGAGGCCGAGCGTCTCCGCGAGATCATCCGCACCGGCAAGGGCCAGAAGAAGACCCGTGCGCTCAAGCGCCTCAAGGTCGTCTCCGCGTTCCTCCAGACCAGCAACAGCCCCAAGGGCATGGTGCTGGACTGCGTGCCGGTCATCCCGCCGGACCTCCGCCCGATGGTGCAGCTGGACGGTGGCCGCTTCGCGACCTCCGACCTGAACGACCTGTACCGCCGTGTGATCAACCGGAACAACCGCCTGAAGCGCCTTCTCGACCTCGGTGCGCCCGAGATCATCGTGAACAACGAGAAGCGCATGCTCCAGGAGGCCGTCGACGCGCTGTTCGACAACGGCCGTCGTGGCCGTCCGGTCACCGGTCCCGGCAACCGCCCGCTGAAGTCCCTCAGCGACATGCTGAAGGGCAAGCAGGGTCGTTTCCGTCAGAACCTGCTCGGCAAGCGCGTGGACTACTCCGCGCGTTCCGTGATCGTCGTCGGTCCGCAGCTGAAGCTGCACCAGTGCGGTCTGCCGAAGGCGATGGCGCTGGAGCTCTTCAAGCCGTTCGTGATGAAGCGCCTGGTCGACCTGAACCACGCGCAGAACATCAAGAGCGCGAAGCGCATGGTGGAGCGCGGCCGCACGGTCGTGTACGACGTCCTCGAAGAGGTCATCGCCGAGCACCCGGTTCTGCTGAACCGTGCTCCCACCCTGCACCGCCTCGGCATCCAGGCCTTCGAGCCGCAGCTGGTCGAGGGCAAGGCCATCCAGATCCACCCGCTCGTCTGCACCGCGTTCAACGCGGACTTCGACGGTGACCAGATGGCCGTCCACCTGCCGCTCTCCGCGGAGGCGCAGGCCGAGGCCCGCATCCTGATGCTGTCCTCGAACAACATCCTCAAGCCCGCCGACGGCCGTCCGGTGACGATGCCGACCCAGGACATGGTCCTCGGTCTGTTCTTCCTCACCACCGACGGTGAACTGCGTGACACCAAGGGCGAGGGCCGCGCGTTCGGCTCCACGGCCGAGGCGATCATGGCGTTCGACGCCGGTGAGCTCGCGCTCCAGTCGGCGATCGACATCCGCTTCCCGGTGGGCACCATCCCGCCGCGCGGCTGGACCCCGCCGGCCCGCGAAGAGGGCGAGCCGGAGTGGCAGCAGGGTGACACCTTCCGCCTGCGGACGACCCTGGGCCGCGCGCTCTTCAACGAGCTGCTGCCCGAGGACTACCCGTTCGTCGACTACTCGGTGGGCAAGAAGCAGCTCGGCGAGATCGTCAACGACCTCGCGGAGCGCTACCCCAAGGTCATCGTGGCGGCGACGCTCGACAACCTGAAGTCGGCCGGTTTCTACTGGGGCACCCGTTCCGGTGTCACCGTGGCCATCTCCGACGTCGTCGTCCCCGAGGCGAAGAAGGCCATCGTCGCGGGCTACGAGGCGCAGGACGAGAAGGTCCAGAAGCAGTACGAGCGCGGTCTGATCACCAAGGAAGAGCGCACGCAGGAGCTCATCGCGATCTGGACCAAGGCGACCAACGAGGTCGCCGAGGCGATGAACGCGAACTTCCCCAAGACGAACCCCATCTTCATGATGGTTGACTCGGGTGCCCGAGGAAACATGATGCAGATGCGGCAGATCGCCGGTATGCGTGGTCTGGTGTCGAACGCGAAGAACGAGACCATCCCGCGTCCGATCAAGGCCTCGTTCCGTGAGGGCCTGTCCGTGCTGGAGTACTTCATCTCCACCCACGGTGCCCGTAAGGGTCTGGCCGACACCGCCCTGCGTACCGCCGACTCGGGTTACCTGACCCGTCGTCTGGTGGACGTCTCGCAGGACGTCATCATCCGCGAGGAGGACTGCGGCACCGAGCGCGGTCTGAAGCTGCGGATCGCCTCGCACGACGAGGCCGGCGTGCTGCGCAAGGCCGAGGACGTCGAGACCAGCGTCTACGCCCGCATGCTCGCCGAGGACGTCGTCATCGACGGCAAGGTGATCGCGCCGGCCAACGTGGACCTGGGCGACGTGCTCATCGACCAGCTCGTGCGCCACGGTGTCGAGGAGGTCAAGACCCGTTCGATCCTGACCTGTGAGTCCCAGGTCGGCACCTGTGCCATGTGCTACGGCCGCTCGCTGGCCACCGGCAAGCTGGTCGACATCGGTGAGGCGGTCGGCATCATCGCCGCCCAGTCCATCGGTGAGCCCGGTACCCAGCTGACGATGCGTACCTTCCACACCGGTGGTGTGGCCGGTGACGACATCACCCAGGGTCTGCCGCGTGTCGTCGAGCTCTTCGAGGCCCGTACCCCGAAGGGTGTCGCCCCGATCTCCGAGGCCCAGGGCCGCGTGCGGATCGAGGAGACCGAGAAGACCAAGAAGATCGTCATCACGCCGGACGACGGCAGCGACGAGACGGCGTTCCCGATCTCGAAGCGTGCCCGGCTCCTGGTCAGCGAGGGCGAGCACGTCGAGGTGGGCCAGAAGCTCACCGTGGGTGCCACCAACCCGCACGACGTGCTGCGCATCCTGGGTCAGCGTGCCGTCCAGGTCCACCTGGTCGGCGAGGTCCAGAAGGTCTACAACTCGCAGGGTGTGTCGATCCACGACAAGCACATCGAGATCATCATCCGGCAGATGCTGCGCCGGGTGACGATCATCGAGTCCGGCGACGCCGAGCTGCTGCCCGGTGAGCTCGTCGAGCGCTCGAAGTTCGAGGTCGAGAACCGTCGTGTGGTGCAGGAGGGCGGTCACCCGGCCTCCGGTCGTCCGCAGCTCATGGGTATCACCAAGGCCTCGCTGGCCACGGAGTCCTGGCTGTCGGCGGCGTCCTTCCAGGAGACGACCAGGGTGCTGACGGACGCGGCGATCAACGCCAAGTCCGACTCCCTGATCGGCCTCAAGGAGAACGTCATCATCGGTAAGCTCATCCCGGCCGGTACGGGTCTGTCCCGCTACCGCAACATCCGGGTCGAGCCGACCGAGGAGGCCAAGGCCGCGATGTACTCGGCCGTCGGCTACGACGACATCGACTACTCGCCGTTCGGCACGGGCTCCGGCCAGGCCGTTCCGCTGGAGGACTACGACTACGGTCCGTACAACCAGTAA
- a CDS encoding glycosyltransferase family 39 protein, producing MSTASSDTETDPAVPDGPDERARRPYRLTLPDGVRPYLAPLLLYGVTKLVGLTVFAWLLEWADEYQKKNPRFGGGAHWWDVLATWDGWWYLQVAEKGYDPRPLEHLAPGGLFTVKQNSVAFFPLYPGLIRGVSEVTGLGLYGSGILVSVVASFVAAAGIYAVVAALAGVRAGTIAAGLWALVPGAGVEWALYSESLFVAIAAWCCYCVMKRRWVAAGLLAFVAGLNRPTSAALIGAVGLAAIVTLARRESRREQGISGPLYAMFAAPLGLLTYVTWVGLGMGDLTAYFTLQREGWAHYFDFGSYTFDVLANTAVGRHDYLFAFSVPDLIGVQLVLALPFLIALMLRKKPPLVLVAYTLASVITVLGTQQMFGNTGRYLLPVFPLLLAPAAALSRLKWPSLAVFFGTAALASGWYAHYVIFELGIP from the coding sequence ATGAGCACGGCTTCCAGCGACACGGAGACGGACCCCGCCGTGCCCGACGGGCCCGACGAGCGCGCCCGGAGACCGTACCGTCTCACCCTGCCGGACGGTGTACGACCGTACCTCGCCCCGCTGCTCCTGTACGGCGTCACGAAGCTCGTGGGCCTGACCGTCTTCGCCTGGCTCCTCGAATGGGCCGACGAGTACCAGAAGAAGAACCCGCGTTTCGGCGGCGGCGCCCACTGGTGGGACGTGCTGGCCACCTGGGACGGCTGGTGGTACCTCCAGGTCGCCGAGAAGGGCTACGACCCGCGTCCGCTGGAGCATCTCGCCCCGGGCGGGCTCTTCACCGTCAAGCAGAACTCGGTCGCCTTCTTCCCGCTGTACCCCGGTCTGATCCGGGGCGTCTCGGAGGTCACCGGGCTGGGGCTGTACGGCTCCGGGATCCTGGTCTCGGTGGTGGCCTCGTTCGTCGCGGCGGCGGGCATCTACGCCGTGGTCGCGGCCCTCGCCGGCGTGCGGGCCGGCACCATCGCGGCCGGACTGTGGGCGCTGGTGCCCGGTGCCGGCGTGGAATGGGCGCTCTACTCGGAGTCGCTGTTCGTCGCCATCGCCGCCTGGTGCTGCTACTGCGTGATGAAGCGGCGGTGGGTCGCGGCCGGGCTGCTCGCCTTCGTGGCCGGGCTCAACCGGCCGACGTCCGCGGCGCTCATCGGCGCGGTCGGACTGGCCGCGATCGTCACCCTGGCCCGGCGCGAGAGCAGGCGGGAGCAGGGGATCTCGGGGCCCCTGTACGCCATGTTCGCCGCGCCGCTGGGCCTGCTCACGTACGTCACCTGGGTCGGCCTCGGCATGGGCGACCTGACCGCGTACTTCACGCTCCAGCGCGAGGGGTGGGCGCACTACTTCGACTTCGGCTCGTACACCTTCGACGTGCTGGCCAACACCGCGGTCGGCCGCCACGACTACCTGTTCGCGTTCTCCGTCCCCGACCTGATCGGCGTCCAGCTGGTGCTGGCGCTGCCCTTCCTGATCGCGCTGATGCTGCGCAAGAAGCCGCCGCTGGTGTTGGTCGCGTACACGCTGGCCAGCGTGATCACCGTGCTGGGCACGCAGCAGATGTTCGGCAACACCGGGCGGTACCTGCTGCCGGTCTTCCCGCTGCTGCTCGCCCCGGCGGCGGCACTGAGCCGGCTCAAGTGGCCGAGCCTGGCGGTCTTCTTCGGCACGGCCGCCCTCGCCTCGGGCTGGTACGCCCACTACGTGATCTTCGAACTCGGCATCCCGTAA
- a CDS encoding glycosyltransferase family 2 protein: MTEAPDTAAAATVLSVVIPMYNEEEVLPALVSRLRPVLADLRVGYEVVAVDDGSTDRTAELLAAFRLGWPQLRVIGLRRNSGHQAALTAGLDRAHGAYVVSIDADLQDPPEKIPEMLRLARAESLDIVYGIRADRASDTGFKRWTAGLYYRLVRRLAGPSVPAQAGDFRLLSRAAVDALKALPDQQRVYRLLVPWLGFPSGEVTYERAPRPAGQSKYPLGRMIRLAVDSVTGFSAAPLRIATWLGGFAFLVCLGLMIYTLSAHAFQHTVPGWTSLFIGVLFIGAVQLVCVGLLGEYVGRIYTAVQNRPTYFVGHDTAAGAARRQEPRSGGPAVPSPAVPAGDVRDAGSVGGPAGPADAADALSRGPGTRP, from the coding sequence GTGACCGAAGCGCCGGACACCGCGGCGGCGGCGACCGTCCTGTCGGTCGTCATACCGATGTACAACGAGGAAGAGGTCCTGCCCGCACTGGTCAGCAGGCTGCGGCCGGTGCTCGCGGACCTCAGGGTCGGCTACGAGGTCGTCGCTGTCGACGACGGCAGCACCGACCGCACGGCCGAGCTGCTGGCCGCCTTCCGCCTCGGCTGGCCGCAGCTGCGGGTGATCGGGCTGCGCCGCAACTCCGGGCACCAGGCCGCCCTCACCGCGGGCCTGGACCGGGCGCACGGCGCGTACGTCGTCAGCATCGACGCCGACCTCCAGGACCCGCCGGAGAAGATTCCCGAGATGCTCCGGCTGGCCCGTGCCGAGAGCCTCGACATCGTCTACGGCATCCGGGCCGACCGGGCGAGCGACACCGGGTTCAAGCGGTGGACGGCGGGCCTGTACTACCGGCTCGTGCGGCGCCTGGCGGGCCCGTCCGTACCGGCCCAGGCCGGTGACTTCCGGCTGCTGAGCCGGGCCGCCGTGGACGCCCTGAAGGCCCTTCCGGACCAGCAGCGCGTCTACCGCCTGCTGGTGCCCTGGCTGGGCTTCCCGAGCGGGGAGGTCACCTACGAGCGGGCTCCCCGCCCGGCCGGCCAGAGCAAGTACCCGCTGGGCCGGATGATCCGCCTGGCCGTCGACAGCGTCACGGGCTTCTCGGCGGCGCCGCTGCGCATCGCCACCTGGCTCGGCGGCTTCGCGTTCCTGGTCTGCCTGGGCCTGATGATCTACACGCTGAGCGCCCACGCCTTCCAGCACACCGTTCCCGGCTGGACGTCCCTGTTCATCGGCGTGCTGTTCATCGGCGCGGTCCAGCTGGTCTGCGTCGGCCTGCTCGGTGAATACGTCGGCCGGATCTACACGGCGGTGCAGAACCGTCCGACGTACTTCGTCGGCCACGACACGGCGGCGGGCGCCGCGCGGCGGCAGGAGCCCCGGTCCGGCGGCCCGGCGGTGCCGTCCCCCGCGGTGCCCGCGGGGGACGTGAGGGACGCGGGTTCCGTGGGCGGGCCGGCCGGCCCGGCGGACGCCGCGGACGCGCTGTCGCGGGGTCCGGGGACGCGGCCGTAA
- the rpsL gene encoding 30S ribosomal protein S12, producing MPTIQQLVRKGRQDKVEKNKTPALEGSPQRRGVCTRVFTTTPKKPNSALRKVARVRLTSGIEVTAYIPGEGHNLQEHSIVLVRGGRVKDLPGVRYKIIRGSLDTQGVKNRKQARSRYGAKKEK from the coding sequence GTGCCTACGATCCAGCAGCTGGTCCGTAAGGGCCGGCAGGACAAGGTCGAGAAGAACAAGACGCCCGCACTCGAGGGTTCGCCCCAGCGTCGCGGCGTCTGCACGCGTGTGTTCACGACCACCCCGAAGAAGCCGAACTCGGCCCTGCGTAAGGTCGCGCGTGTGCGTCTGACCAGCGGGATCGAGGTCACCGCTTACATTCCGGGTGAGGGACACAACCTGCAGGAGCACTCCATCGTGCTCGTGCGTGGTGGCCGTGTGAAGGACCTGCCCGGTGTTCGCTACAAGATCATCCGCGGTTCGCTCGACACCCAGGGTGTCAAGAACCGCAAGCAGGCCCGCAGCCGCTACGGCGCCAAGAAGGAGAAGTAA
- the rpsG gene encoding 30S ribosomal protein S7, whose translation MPRKGPAPKRPVIIDPVYGSPLVTSLINKVLLNGKRSTAERIVYGAMEGLREKTGNDPVITLKRALENIKPTIEVKSRRVGGATYQVPIEVKPGRASTLALRWLVGYSRARREKTMTERLLNELLDASNGLGAAVKKREDTHKMAESNKAFAHYRW comes from the coding sequence ATGCCTCGTAAGGGCCCTGCCCCGAAGCGCCCGGTCATCATCGACCCGGTCTACGGTTCTCCTCTTGTCACGTCGCTCATCAACAAGGTGCTGCTGAACGGCAAGCGCTCCACCGCCGAGCGCATCGTCTACGGCGCCATGGAGGGCCTGCGCGAGAAGACCGGCAACGACCCGGTCATCACGCTGAAGCGCGCTCTCGAGAACATCAAGCCGACCATCGAGGTCAAGTCCCGCCGTGTCGGTGGCGCGACCTACCAGGTCCCGATCGAGGTCAAGCCGGGTCGCGCGAGCACCCTGGCGCTGCGCTGGCTCGTCGGTTACTCCCGCGCCCGTCGCGAGAAGACCATGACCGAGCGCCTCCTCAACGAGCTTCTCGACGCGTCCAACGGCCTCGGCGCCGCTGTGAAGAAGCGCGAGGACACCCACAAGATGGCCGAGTCCAACAAGGCCTTCGCGCACTACCGCTGGTAG
- the fusA gene encoding elongation factor G → MATTSLDLAKVRNIGIMAHIDAGKTTTTERILFYTGVSYKIGEVHDGAATMDWMEQEQERGITITSAATTCHWPLADVDHTINIIDTPGHVDFTVEVERSLRVLDGAVTVFDGVAGVEPQSETVWRQADRYGVPRICFVNKLDRTGAEFHRCVDMISSRLGATPIVMQLPIGAEADFKGVVDLVTMKAFVWSAEAEKGEMYDVVDIPATHTEAAEEYRGKLVETVAENDDEIMELYLEGQEPSVEQLYAAIRRITIASGKSDGVTVTPVFCGTAFKNKGVQPLLDAVVRYLPSPLDVEAIEGHDVKDPELVVKRKPSDDEPLSALAFKIMSDPHLGKLTFVRVYSGRLVSGTAVLNSVKGKKERIGKIYRMHANKREEIEAVGAGDIVAVMGLKQTTTGETLCDDKQPVILESMDFPAPVIQVAIEPKSKGDQEKLGIAIQRLAEEDPSFQVHSDEETGQTIIGGMGELHLEVLVDRMRREFKVEANVGKPQVAYRETIRKAVDRVDYTHKKQTGGTGQFAKVQIAIEPIEGGDASYEFVNKVTGGRIPKEYIPSVDAGAQEAMQFGILAGYEMTGVRVTLLDGGYHEVDSSELAFKIAGSQAFKEAARKASPVLLEPMMAVEVTTPEDYMGEVIGDINSRRGQIQAMEERAGARVVKGLVPLSEMFGYVGDLRSKTSGRASYSMQFDSYAEVPRNVAEEIIAKAKGE, encoded by the coding sequence ATGGCTACCACTTCACTTGACCTGGCCAAGGTCCGCAACATCGGGATCATGGCCCACATCGACGCGGGCAAGACGACCACCACCGAGCGGATCCTGTTCTACACCGGCGTCTCCTACAAGATCGGTGAGGTCCACGACGGCGCCGCCACGATGGACTGGATGGAGCAGGAGCAGGAGCGTGGCATCACGATCACCTCTGCTGCCACCACCTGTCACTGGCCGCTCGCCGACGTCGACCACACCATCAACATCATCGACACCCCGGGTCACGTCGACTTCACCGTCGAGGTGGAGCGTTCGCTGCGCGTGCTCGACGGTGCCGTGACGGTGTTCGACGGCGTCGCGGGTGTCGAGCCCCAGTCCGAGACCGTGTGGCGTCAGGCGGACCGCTACGGCGTGCCGCGTATCTGCTTCGTCAACAAGCTCGACCGGACCGGTGCCGAGTTCCACCGCTGCGTCGACATGATCAGCAGCCGCCTGGGCGCGACGCCGATCGTGATGCAGCTGCCGATCGGTGCCGAGGCCGACTTCAAGGGCGTCGTCGACCTGGTCACGATGAAGGCCTTCGTGTGGTCCGCCGAGGCGGAGAAGGGCGAGATGTACGACGTCGTCGACATCCCGGCCACCCACACCGAGGCTGCCGAGGAGTACCGCGGCAAGCTCGTCGAGACCGTCGCCGAGAACGACGACGAGATCATGGAGCTGTACCTGGAGGGCCAGGAGCCTTCCGTGGAGCAGCTGTACGCCGCGATCCGTCGCATCACCATCGCGTCCGGCAAGTCCGACGGTGTCACGGTCACCCCCGTGTTCTGCGGTACCGCGTTCAAGAACAAGGGCGTCCAGCCCCTGCTCGACGCGGTCGTGCGCTACCTCCCCTCCCCCCTGGACGTCGAGGCCATCGAAGGCCACGACGTGAAGGACCCGGAGCTGGTCGTCAAGCGCAAGCCGTCCGACGACGAGCCGCTGTCCGCGCTCGCGTTCAAGATCATGAGCGACCCGCACCTGGGCAAGCTCACCTTCGTCCGGGTCTACTCGGGCCGCCTGGTGTCCGGCACCGCCGTGCTGAACTCCGTCAAGGGCAAGAAGGAGCGCATCGGCAAGATCTACCGCATGCACGCGAACAAGCGTGAGGAGATCGAGGCGGTCGGCGCCGGCGACATCGTCGCCGTCATGGGTCTGAAGCAGACCACGACCGGCGAGACGCTGTGCGACGACAAGCAGCCCGTGATCCTGGAGTCCATGGACTTCCCGGCTCCGGTCATCCAGGTCGCCATCGAGCCCAAGTCGAAGGGCGACCAGGAGAAGCTGGGCATCGCGATCCAGCGCCTGGCCGAGGAGGACCCGTCGTTCCAGGTCCACTCGGACGAGGAGACCGGCCAGACCATCATCGGTGGTATGGGCGAGCTGCACCTCGAGGTGCTGGTCGACCGTATGCGCCGTGAGTTCAAGGTCGAGGCCAACGTCGGCAAGCCGCAGGTCGCCTACCGCGAGACCATCCGCAAGGCGGTCGACCGGGTCGACTACACGCACAAGAAGCAGACTGGTGGTACCGGCCAGTTCGCCAAGGTGCAGATCGCGATCGAGCCGATCGAGGGCGGCGACGCGTCCTACGAGTTCGTGAACAAGGTGACCGGTGGCCGTATCCCGAAGGAGTACATCCCTTCGGTGGACGCCGGTGCGCAGGAGGCCATGCAGTTCGGCATCCTCGCCGGTTACGAGATGACCGGCGTGCGCGTCACCCTGCTCGACGGTGGCTACCACGAGGTGGACTCCTCCGAGCTCGCGTTCAAGATCGCCGGCTCGCAGGCCTTCAAGGAGGCCGCCCGCAAGGCCAGCCCCGTGCTGCTCGAGCCGATGATGGCCGTCGAGGTCACCACGCCCGAGGACTACATGGGCGAGGTCATCGGCGACATCAACTCCCGCCGTGGTCAGATCCAGGCCATGGAGGAGCGGGCCGGTGCCCGTGTCGTCAAGGGCCTGGTGCCGCTGTCGGAGATGTTCGGCTACGTCGGCGACCTCCGCAGCAAGACGTCGGGTCGCGCGAGCTACTCGATGCAGTTCGACTCCTACGCCGAGGTTCCCCGGAACGTCGCCGAGGAGATCATCGCGAAGGCCAAGGGCGAGTAA
- the tuf gene encoding elongation factor Tu: MAKAKFERTKPHVNIGTIGHIDHGKTTLTAAITKVLHDKYPDLNEASAFDQIDKAPEERQRGITISIAHVEYQTETRHYAHVDCPGHADYIKNMITGAAQMDGAILVVAATDGPMPQTKEHVLLARQVGVPYIVVALNKADMVDDEEILELVELEVRELLSEYEFPGDDLPVVKVSALKALEGDAEWGQSVLDLMQAVDESIPEPERDVDKPFLMPIEDVFTITGRGTVVTGRIERGVLKVNETVDIIGIKTEKTTTTVTGIEMFRKLLDEGQAGENVGLLLRGIKREDVERGQVIIKPGSVTPHTEFEAQAYILSKDEGGRHTPFFNNYRPQFYFRTTDVTGVVTLPEGTEMVMPGDNTEMSVQLIQPIAMEEGLKFAIREGGRTVGAGQVTKITK; the protein is encoded by the coding sequence GTGGCGAAGGCGAAGTTCGAGCGGACTAAGCCGCACGTCAACATCGGCACCATCGGTCACATCGACCACGGTAAGACGACCCTCACGGCCGCCATTACCAAGGTGCTGCACGACAAGTACCCGGACCTGAACGAGGCCTCGGCCTTCGACCAGATCGACAAGGCTCCCGAAGAGCGCCAGCGCGGTATCACCATCTCCATCGCGCACGTCGAGTACCAGACGGAGACGCGTCACTACGCGCACGTCGACTGCCCGGGTCACGCGGACTACATCAAGAACATGATCACCGGTGCTGCCCAGATGGACGGCGCCATCCTCGTGGTCGCCGCCACCGACGGCCCGATGCCGCAGACCAAGGAGCACGTGCTCCTGGCCCGCCAGGTCGGCGTTCCGTACATCGTCGTCGCCCTGAACAAGGCCGACATGGTGGACGACGAGGAGATCCTGGAGCTCGTCGAGCTCGAGGTCCGTGAGCTCCTCTCCGAGTACGAGTTCCCGGGCGACGACCTGCCGGTCGTCAAGGTCTCCGCGCTCAAGGCCCTCGAGGGCGACGCCGAGTGGGGTCAGTCGGTTCTCGACCTCATGCAGGCCGTCGACGAGTCGATCCCGGAGCCGGAGCGCGACGTCGACAAGCCGTTCCTCATGCCCATCGAGGACGTCTTCACGATCACCGGTCGCGGTACGGTCGTCACCGGCCGTATCGAGCGTGGTGTCCTGAAGGTCAACGAGACCGTCGACATCATCGGCATCAAGACCGAGAAGACCACCACCACGGTCACCGGTATCGAGATGTTCCGCAAGCTGCTCGACGAGGGCCAGGCCGGTGAGAACGTCGGTCTGCTGCTCCGCGGCATCAAGCGCGAGGACGTCGAGCGCGGCCAGGTCATCATCAAGCCGGGTTCGGTCACCCCGCACACCGAGTTCGAGGCGCAGGCCTACATCCTGTCCAAGGACGAGGGTGGCCGCCACACGCCGTTCTTCAACAACTACCGTCCGCAGTTCTACTTCCGTACGACTGACGTGACCGGTGTTGTGACCCTCCCCGAGGGCACCGAGATGGTCATGCCGGGTGACAACACCGAGATGTCGGTGCAGCTCATCCAGCCCATCGCCATGGAAGAGGGCCTGAAGTTCGCCATCCGTGAGGGTGGCCGCACGGTGGGCGCCGGCCAGGTCACCAAGATCACCAAGTAG
- the rpsJ gene encoding 30S ribosomal protein S10, producing MAGQKIRIRLKAYDHEVIDSSAKKIVETVTRTGASVAGPVPLPTEKNVYCVIKSPHKYKDSREHFEMRTHKRLIDILDPTPKTVDSLMRLDLPAGVDIEIKL from the coding sequence ATGGCGGGACAGAAGATCCGCATCCGGCTCAAGGCCTACGACCACGAGGTCATCGACTCCTCGGCGAAGAAGATCGTCGAGACGGTGACCCGCACTGGTGCGTCGGTCGCGGGCCCGGTGCCGCTGCCCACTGAGAAGAACGTGTACTGCGTCATCAAGTCGCCGCACAAGTACAAGGACTCGCGCGAGCACTTCGAGATGCGCACGCACAAGCGCCTGATCGACATCCTCGACCCGACCCCCAAGACCGTTGACTCTCTGATGCGACTCGACCTCCCGGCCGGTGTCGACATCGAGATCAAGCTCTGA